One window of the Haemorhous mexicanus isolate bHaeMex1 chromosome 15, bHaeMex1.pri, whole genome shotgun sequence genome contains the following:
- the LOC132334379 gene encoding neuropeptide Y receptor type 2-like: MESLRPGMGPLEGANSTFTVEKTALDEKLPHGWPAKDFVTSTQDLSGSRSIMMDSTKILGVQVILIAAYSLIILLGFIGNSLVIYIIVKYKTMRTVTNFFIANLALADLMVDTLCLPFTLVYTLLDEWKFGAVLCHLVPYAQALSVHVSTLTLTVIALDRYRCIVFHLDSRISKRLSFTIIAVMWLAAAVLAGPLAIFREYRYEDIPSINLKMAVCSEKWPSANNRDATIYSLSMLLLQYVLPLAIICYAYTRIWFKLKNHISPTSRNENQCRRRKTTKMLVMVVVVFAVCWLPFHIFQLAIDLDLVLIFHEYKLLYTVFHVGAMCSTFVNPLLYGWMNKNYRNGFLMFFRCQNKPESIHTEGSVRGRSYIFRANTLNGSIKQTPGDGALPTEV; the protein is encoded by the coding sequence ATGGAAAGTCTCAGGCCAGGCATGGGACCATTGGAGGGAGCCAACAGCACATTCACCGTGGAGAAGACAGCATTAGATGAGAAGCTGCCACATGGCTGGCCTGCCAAGGACTTTGTCACTTCCACCCAGGATCTCTCTGGGTCCCGCAGTATCATGATGGACAGCACCAAGATCCTGGGGGTCCAGGTCATCCTGATTGCTGCCTACTCCCTCATCATTCTGCTGGGCTTCATTGGGAACTCCCTGGTCATCTACATCATAGTGAAGTACAAGACCATGAGGACTGTCACCAACTTCTTCATAGCTAACCTGGCCCTGGCAGACCTGATGGTGGACACCCTCTGTCTGCCCTTCACCCTGGTGTACACCCTGCTGGATGAGTGGAAGTTTGGAGCTGTCCTTTGTCACCTGGTTCCTTATGCTCAAGCTCTGAGTGTCCACGTGTCCACTCTCACCCTGACTGTGATTGCCCTGGATAGGTACCGCTGTATTGTTTTCCACCTGGACAGCAGGATTTCCAAGAGGCTCAGCTTCACCATCATAGCTGTCatgtggctggcagcagctgtccTAGCAGGGCCTCTGGCCATCTTCAGGGAGTACCGATACGAGGACATCCCATCCATTAACCTCAAAATGGCTGTTTGCTCAGAAAAATGGCCCTCTGCTAACAACAGAGATGCCACCATCTACAGTCTGTCCATGCTCCTCCTGCAGTATGTTCTTCCTCTTGCAATTATTTGTTATGCCTACACCAGGATCTGGTTCAAGCTGAAAAACCACATCAGTCCCACTTCTAGGAATGAAAACCAGTGCCGGAGGAGGAAGACAACCAAAATGCTTGTGATGGTTGTTGTGGTATTTGCAGTCTGCTGGCTCCCCTTCCACATATTCCAGCTTGCCATTGATCTTGATCTGGTTCTTATCTTCCATGAGTACAAACTCCTGTACACTGTCTTCCATGTTGGGGCCATGTGCTCTACATTTGTCAACCCCCTGCTCTATGGATGGATGAACAAGAACTACAGAAATGGCTTCCTTATGTTCTTCCGTTGCCAGAACAAGCCCGAGAGCATCCACACTGAAGGCTCAGTTAGAGGGAGGTCTTACATCTTCAGGGCAAACACCCTAAATGGGAGCATCAAACAGACTCCTGGCGATGGAGCACTGCCCACAGAGGTTTAG